In Methanobacterium sp., the sequence TGAAGATTGCCAAACCCATGTTAATCGTTGCTAACAAGGCAGATCTACCCAATGCAGAGGAGAACATCCAGAGACTTAGGGAAAAATATGATAATGTGGTGCCTGCTTCTGCCGAAGCTGAGCTGGCATTAGCCAGGGCCGCGGAAGCAGGGCTCATTAAATATGTTTCTGGTGAATCTGACTTTGAAATCCTTCAGGAAGACAAACTGAGCCCCCAGCAGATAAATGCCCTGGAGTATATACGGGAAAATGTTCTCCAAAAGTACGGGGGTACTGGAGTCCAGAAAGCCTTGAACCAGGCCATCTTCAACTTGTTGAACATGATCGTGGTTTACCCTGTGGAAGACGAGCACAAACTCTCTGACCAGAAGGGTAACGTGCTTCCCGATGCATTACTCATACCCCGTGGGTCCAAACCAAAGGATATGGCATTTCTCATTCACACTGATATTGGAGAGGGTTTCATGCACGCCATTGATGCCCGGAGCTGCCGCAGGGTGTCCAGTGACCATGAACTGGATGATGGGGATATAATTAGTATTATATGTCGTTAATCTGGTTCTAATGCACTGTTGATTGCATTTGTAAGTACAGATGTGGGAGTGTTATCGTACTGGAACATGTAGATATCATTTTCTCTGAGAATGTCCTTGGGAAGTGAAAATTCCATGGCTTTTTTAACTCCATGAGCCACACCTAGTGCAGTGGCGTAAACTAAATATCTATTCCAGAGGTTAACTGAATTTGGAGGATACTCTTTTATCAGACTAAAATCTTCAACATATGTTTTAAAACTATCCCAGTGTGCATAATATTCTCTACCATACTCAGTCCATCTTCCTGCAATCTTTTCTGGCATCACAATGGATATTGCTGAAGAAGCTCCCAGAATAATGGATGACACCCCCATGTAATACACTGCGGCTAAGGGATTAACTCGTATGAAAACCTGGGCTATTAAGGCCACAGCTAACCCCAAAATACCAAAAATCTTGATATATTTATCCCCTTTTCTTAAAAATGCCTTTTTTAAGTTCCCATCATTTATTAAAGTTTGTTTAACTTCATAGGCCCATTTTTCATAGGTTTCCCTGAAAAACTCTGCGCTTTCAATGTAGGACATGCTTTCAGATATTAAATCCATGGAAATAATGCCATCCTGCTCGTATTCTATTAAAAAATCTAAAATCACCCTTTCAAATTCCCAAAGAGAAGAAACATCCTTATCTGTATTAATTTCTAAAAATACAGAACCATGTGAATTTAAATCATCACCGTCAAATTGAACATCCTTTAAAATGAGATAATTCCTGTCGATTAAGTCCATTATTGTGGCATTAAAACCATCTATATCTGGTATTCCTATTTTTTTGTAACCACTACTACCACAAATCGCATTTACAATTGCAGGAGGGTCATCTGTTGGCAGATCATACTCATACATTGTATTATAGTCAATTTCAGGTTCCCTGCCATAAAATAAGTAAATAACAAGGGGGATAAATGACCCTGCCACCATCAAAACTGCTAATATTAAATATAAATATGTATTGAAGTCATAAGGGAGAAGATAACCACCATACGACATGTACTGGAATAAGTATATAAAATTATAGGAAACCGCAACGATTAAAAATATTAAAATTAGAAGTATCTGGTTTATATTCTCCTTTAAATCCATATTATCACTCAAACGATTAACATTGTAACCATTTAATCAGATTTAATTACATACTTTATTTTCGTATTAATCTTTAAGAATCTTAAATACCAAGGAAAACACTATACAAAATATTATTTTCATGATCCAGCTTACAGTAAAAAATAATAGATAGGGGTGTTTTGATTAAAAAGCACCCCCTCCACCACCAATATCTCCTCCACCAATATCACCCACTCCTCCAAAATCAGACCCTGCTGAAGCAGAGCTGATACCAGTATCCAGGGATGAAGATAAAAGAGCATATCCTCCGTAATAATGGAACATGTATATATCACTGCCTTCCAGCTGGTCACTGGGCACGTACAGCTCCATTGCTTTTCGAACTGCATCAGCTGCTCCCAGTGCTGTGGCGTACACCAGGTACTTGTTCCAGATGGTAACTGACTCAGGAGGATATTCCTTTATCAGACTGAAATCCTGGATGTATTTTTTGAAATTATGCCATTTGGCATCGTACTCTTCACCATAAGTGGTCCACTGGCCTGCGATCTTCTGAGGTAGGATGAGGGAAATGATCGATACCACTCCCAGGACTATAGATGCCAGCAGTGCGTAACCCGCAGCCGGTAAAGAGTCAGTAATGGTTATGAAGAACACGATAGCGGCCACTATGATTCCCGCCACCCCGAAAATCTTCAAGTAGGTGTCTCCCTTCTTAATGAAGATTTTATTAAGCTGATCATCGCTGAGGAATTTATCTTTTAGATCATCTTTCCAGTTGTTGTAGGTGTCACGGAAAGCCTTTGCAGTTTCGCGATCCGATAAATCTGTGGAGATCTGGTCCAAGGATATCAGGCCATCTTCTTCGAACTCCTTCAGGAAGTTTAAGATGTCCAGTTCAAATCCTTTGAGGGATGATTTATCCTTTCCAGGGTTTACTTTAAGGAACATAGAATCATCGATTCCATACCCTTCTTTGGATGGTGGTTCTTTCTCCATTAAAAGGTATTTCCTGTCGATTAAGTCCATTATGGTGGCTTTAAACCCATCCATGTCGGGCTCCCCTATTTTCTTGGAGAACCCGGGACCACAGATGGCATTTACCAGGGCGGGTGGATCATCAGTGGGAATATCCCGCTCGTATTCTGCCTGATAATCTATTTTTGGCTCCCTCCCATAACGGAAGTAAATAATTACCGGGACAAAAATGGCCAGAATCATCAAAATTGCTAAAATGGAATATAATGTGCTTTTAAAGTTTAGTTGATTCTGGTAATCGTTCTGTATCTGTTCTATCTGACTTAAGGCATCCTGATTTATGATGGTTCCGTTGGTGGGGTTAGCTGAGAATTGACTTTTGGGCAGGACCATCCTAACTTCGAAGTAATCACCAGAAGGAATATTTCCACTGGTTACCTCCAGGGTGTTACCCTGCCAGCTAGAATTTTTAGCATAATACGGTGGATTCAGCCAGTATTTCACACCATCACTGGATGGAACATGAATTTTTGCATTGAGCTGGTCAATGGGTACTTCCCATCCTTCACCCACCAGTTTATACTGTAATTCAGCTATGTCATTGTAAAACCGTAGCACATGCAACAGGTCATATTCAAGGGTGACATCCACATCTTTACTGGAAATGGATGTGGTTTTTGCTGCATCGGAGTATAAATATATTTTGATCCGCTGATTGGTGCCCTGGTCGATTATTTCCTGACTGGAATAAGCTCCCTGGGTGGAAACCTTCACGTTCTGAAGAATTTGGCCATTTTTTAAGGGCAAGTCCCGGTAAACTCCATTGTAGGTTCCTGAAAAAGAGTAATGGATGGTTTCTTTAACATGGATGGAACCATCATTCTGCAGGAAAAGATCCATATCAAGGGAGGGTATGGAATAACTCCTGTCTTCAGCAAAGGCATATCCCGTACATAAAAGTAGAATAATGGATAATGTAGCTATTAAAATGATATGATTCTTTTTATCCACTTGTAATCCTCCTTAAGGAATTAGAACTCAACTTTTGGGACTTCTCTTTTGATTTCTTCCATTTCGAAGAACTCTGCTTCCTGAAATTTAAAGAGGGATGCTATGATGTTACTGGGGACCATCTGGCATTTGTTGTTGTACATCAGCACTGTGTCGTTGTAAAACTGTCTGGAATAGGCTATTTTATTCTCAGTTTCCTCTAACTGGCTTTGTAGCTCCAGAAAGTTTTCATTGGCCTTCAGTTCAGGATAGTTCTCTGCCACCGCAAAAAGACTCTTCAGAGTGTCAGTTAATATATTGTTTGCTTCTGCAGTTTCTTGAACTGTTTCAGCATTCATTAACCCTGCTCTTGCCTCGGTTACATTTTGAAAAACTGTTTTTTCGTGTTTAGCATATCCTTTTACAGTTTCCACCAGGTTAGGTATGAGGTCTGCACGACGGTTCAACTGAACATCAATCTGGGACCAGGCATTTTTAACTCTATTTCTGAGCTGAACCAGACTGTTGTAAAGATATACAAACAGTACCCCCACCAGAATCAGTATAATTAGTATTATTAGTTCGATTATCATTTTTCCATCACCGGTCATAAATTTAACATGTTCT encodes:
- a CDS encoding DUF2207 domain-containing protein; translated protein: MDLKENINQILLILIFLIVAVSYNFIYLFQYMSYGGYLLPYDFNTYLYLILAVLMVAGSFIPLVIYLFYGREPEIDYNTMYEYDLPTDDPPAIVNAICGSSGYKKIGIPDIDGFNATIMDLIDRNYLILKDVQFDGDDLNSHGSVFLEINTDKDVSSLWEFERVILDFLIEYEQDGIISMDLISESMSYIESAEFFRETYEKWAYEVKQTLINDGNLKKAFLRKGDKYIKIFGILGLAVALIAQVFIRVNPLAAVYYMGVSSIILGASSAISIVMPEKIAGRWTEYGREYYAHWDSFKTYVEDFSLIKEYPPNSVNLWNRYLVYATALGVAHGVKKAMEFSLPKDILRENDIYMFQYDNTPTSVLTNAINSALEPD
- a CDS encoding DUF2207 domain-containing protein, with product MDKKNHIILIATLSIILLLCTGYAFAEDRSYSIPSLDMDLFLQNDGSIHVKETIHYSFSGTYNGVYRDLPLKNGQILQNVKVSTQGAYSSQEIIDQGTNQRIKIYLYSDAAKTTSISSKDVDVTLEYDLLHVLRFYNDIAELQYKLVGEGWEVPIDQLNAKIHVPSSDGVKYWLNPPYYAKNSSWQGNTLEVTSGNIPSGDYFEVRMVLPKSQFSANPTNGTIINQDALSQIEQIQNDYQNQLNFKSTLYSILAILMILAIFVPVIIYFRYGREPKIDYQAEYERDIPTDDPPALVNAICGPGFSKKIGEPDMDGFKATIMDLIDRKYLLMEKEPPSKEGYGIDDSMFLKVNPGKDKSSLKGFELDILNFLKEFEEDGLISLDQISTDLSDRETAKAFRDTYNNWKDDLKDKFLSDDQLNKIFIKKGDTYLKIFGVAGIIVAAIVFFITITDSLPAAGYALLASIVLGVVSIISLILPQKIAGQWTTYGEEYDAKWHNFKKYIQDFSLIKEYPPESVTIWNKYLVYATALGAADAVRKAMELYVPSDQLEGSDIYMFHYYGGYALLSSSLDTGISSASAGSDFGGVGDIGGGDIGGGGGAF
- a CDS encoding LemA family protein, translated to MIIELIILIILILVGVLFVYLYNSLVQLRNRVKNAWSQIDVQLNRRADLIPNLVETVKGYAKHEKTVFQNVTEARAGLMNAETVQETAEANNILTDTLKSLFAVAENYPELKANENFLELQSQLEETENKIAYSRQFYNDTVLMYNNKCQMVPSNIIASLFKFQEAEFFEMEEIKREVPKVEF